Proteins from a genomic interval of Pseudoalteromonas rubra:
- a CDS encoding non-ribosomal peptide synthetase: protein MIQTDVHFTLDYEDLRLLSPATQQQTIASLIPRLQSQPFDLSKDLMIRAAYIDTGADSEHASVLLFNIHHIASDGWSLQLLVKEFVLLYRAYTQSQDNPLTPLSIQYADYAHWQHSYLSGPVLERQLTYWSEQLSDLPPVHSLPLDHPRPQVKQHVGELVQGKLDSDVAAGLAELAQSQGLTSFMLLHSALSLLLSRHSNSKDVVIGTPVANRTQTELESLIGFFVNTLVLRVNTAQPDITRYLEHVKAVHLGAQSHQDVPFEQLVERLNVPRSTAHSPLFQIMLTTQTDYGLDDQATEQGELDLNGAALTMRGAAQTVAKFDIEVNISTSAQGVAINWVYDKALFTHAHISTLNRHLMQILTQLSQLQSTSVPLSSIALLSAQERTHLLETLNPTPVDYDTSLTMAQWIERQVAKTPTQTALCYEGQTLSYQSLNDKANQLARHLRAEHQVAPGTLVGVCMTRSLEMVIGILAILKAGGAYVPLDPTLPETRLDYMLAHAGITTILTQSEHQSKCQANNENTPALILMDGYAQDATRFEDYATQDLSPQETGLSAQDMAYMIYTSGSTGKPKGVLVSHQALVNRVDWMDKQYGCDHHDVILQKTPFGFDVSVWEFMWPLCRGAQMVLARPEGHKDPQYLCQLIRQNGVTKLHFVPSMLGIMLDYGALAQCTSIRQVFCSGEALQVKQVQGFRASLPDAQLHNLYGPTEAAIDVSYWDCSQPISTTVPIGKPIQNIQLLILDDDLQLVPFGSAGELFIGGDGLAWGYHNQPELTAERFINNPYQSEMGARASTRLYRTGDLVRYLDNGDIEYLGRSDDQIKINGLRIELGEIESALLAQPEVDSALVTTIELDQATPTLVAYFKSTLTATELDEAQLTEQLQERLSQSLPAYMVPTLLCHVSPWPVTANGKVDRRALPTPARKNVAALAPQTDMEKQLATLWQQVLQCPKQTIYKESDFFALGGSSLKLITLAMLIEKSFACAVSLEQLFKTTQLAAQADLIAAGGTEQATPQLKPLNSSTDAAFIVLCLPGAADLARSFTPLAQALEGEVAVYGYEHLPEHAAASSIQAYANEYCAHIRNHFMQPLKAGRLVLIGHSMGGLLAAEISKQLALTPPVLTILLDSYIACSQVNETNTELALQALIQQLAIPAGFAEQFERLMLRHTSLAKGYQLTSEVAQRCFLIGARANPSWTETYQIFLRDKLQLPHSSVAGDHYSILWQENIEELTAQIKQQIDQRIGKQQLQQERFEDDSVREV, encoded by the coding sequence GTGATCCAGACTGACGTACACTTCACACTGGATTATGAAGACCTCAGGTTGCTGAGCCCGGCAACACAGCAACAGACAATTGCGTCACTGATCCCACGCTTACAATCACAGCCGTTTGACCTGAGCAAGGACCTGATGATCCGGGCTGCGTATATAGATACGGGTGCCGATTCCGAGCATGCGTCTGTGTTACTGTTTAATATCCACCATATCGCTTCTGACGGATGGTCGTTGCAGCTGCTGGTGAAAGAGTTTGTACTGTTGTATCGGGCATACACGCAAAGTCAGGACAATCCGCTGACCCCGTTATCGATTCAGTACGCTGATTATGCTCACTGGCAACATAGCTACCTGAGCGGCCCGGTTCTGGAGCGCCAGTTAACCTACTGGAGTGAGCAATTATCTGATCTGCCTCCGGTACACAGCCTGCCGCTGGACCATCCGCGTCCGCAGGTCAAGCAGCATGTCGGGGAGCTGGTACAGGGTAAACTGGATAGTGATGTCGCAGCTGGGCTGGCCGAGCTGGCTCAATCGCAGGGACTAACCTCCTTTATGCTATTGCACAGCGCGCTTTCATTATTGCTGAGCAGACACAGTAACAGCAAAGACGTGGTGATAGGCACACCGGTTGCGAATCGCACACAGACTGAACTTGAGTCTTTAATTGGCTTTTTTGTCAATACACTCGTGCTGAGAGTGAACACGGCTCAGCCCGACATAACGCGTTACTTAGAGCATGTTAAAGCGGTGCACCTTGGCGCACAGTCGCATCAGGACGTGCCATTTGAACAGCTGGTTGAGCGATTAAATGTGCCCAGAAGTACAGCACATTCGCCACTATTTCAAATTATGCTCACCACGCAGACCGATTATGGCCTTGATGACCAGGCCACCGAGCAGGGGGAGCTGGACCTGAACGGGGCTGCACTGACCATGCGTGGCGCAGCACAGACGGTTGCCAAATTCGATATTGAAGTCAACATAAGTACGTCAGCGCAGGGGGTTGCGATTAACTGGGTGTATGACAAAGCCTTGTTTACGCACGCGCACATCAGTACGCTCAATCGCCATCTGATGCAGATATTGACTCAGCTATCACAGCTGCAATCCACGTCAGTGCCGTTAAGTAGCATCGCGTTGTTATCCGCACAGGAGCGAACGCATTTACTTGAGACACTCAATCCGACACCGGTTGATTATGACACTTCGCTGACGATGGCGCAGTGGATTGAACGTCAGGTCGCTAAAACCCCGACGCAAACCGCGCTATGTTACGAAGGGCAGACACTGAGTTATCAGTCTCTCAATGATAAAGCGAACCAGCTGGCCAGGCACCTGCGTGCAGAGCATCAGGTTGCTCCAGGCACTCTGGTGGGCGTATGCATGACTCGTTCTCTGGAAATGGTGATCGGCATACTGGCCATACTGAAAGCCGGTGGTGCCTATGTGCCGCTTGACCCAACACTGCCAGAAACACGTCTAGACTATATGCTGGCACACGCAGGTATTACGACCATCTTGACGCAAAGTGAACATCAGTCTAAGTGTCAGGCAAACAATGAAAATACGCCAGCACTGATCCTGATGGATGGATACGCGCAGGACGCGACACGTTTTGAAGATTATGCAACCCAGGATCTGAGTCCGCAGGAAACCGGGCTGAGTGCTCAGGATATGGCCTATATGATTTATACCTCAGGGTCGACAGGAAAACCCAAGGGAGTGTTAGTCAGCCATCAGGCTTTGGTTAACCGGGTTGACTGGATGGATAAGCAGTATGGTTGCGATCATCACGATGTTATTTTGCAAAAAACGCCGTTTGGCTTTGATGTCTCCGTCTGGGAATTTATGTGGCCGTTATGTCGCGGTGCCCAGATGGTGCTGGCACGGCCTGAGGGACATAAAGATCCGCAGTATTTGTGTCAGTTAATACGCCAAAACGGTGTGACTAAGTTGCACTTTGTTCCTTCCATGCTGGGCATCATGCTGGATTATGGCGCGCTGGCGCAGTGCACCAGTATTCGTCAGGTATTTTGTAGTGGGGAGGCGTTACAGGTCAAACAAGTACAGGGCTTCAGAGCCAGTTTGCCTGATGCACAACTACACAACCTCTATGGGCCAACCGAAGCGGCAATTGATGTCAGTTATTGGGATTGCTCGCAGCCAATCAGCACCACAGTGCCCATAGGTAAACCCATTCAGAACATCCAGCTGTTGATCCTTGATGACGACTTGCAGCTGGTGCCCTTTGGCAGTGCCGGAGAGTTGTTTATCGGCGGGGATGGTCTGGCCTGGGGATACCATAACCAGCCAGAGCTGACTGCTGAGCGGTTCATTAACAATCCATACCAGAGCGAAATGGGCGCGCGGGCCAGTACCCGCCTGTACCGAACCGGTGATTTAGTGCGTTATCTGGATAACGGCGATATTGAGTATCTCGGACGCAGCGATGATCAGATAAAAATCAATGGACTACGCATCGAGTTGGGAGAAATAGAAAGTGCCTTACTGGCGCAACCTGAAGTGGATTCAGCCCTGGTTACCACCATTGAGCTGGACCAGGCAACCCCGACTCTGGTGGCCTATTTTAAAAGCACGCTAACTGCCACTGAGCTGGATGAAGCACAGCTAACCGAGCAGTTACAAGAGCGACTGAGTCAGAGTTTACCGGCCTATATGGTGCCAACTCTGTTGTGCCATGTTTCACCCTGGCCAGTGACCGCAAATGGCAAAGTCGACCGCCGCGCTCTGCCAACGCCAGCACGTAAAAATGTGGCGGCACTCGCGCCACAAACGGACATGGAAAAGCAGCTGGCGACCTTGTGGCAGCAGGTTCTGCAGTGCCCGAAACAGACGATTTATAAAGAGAGTGATTTTTTTGCACTCGGAGGCAGCTCGCTGAAGTTGATCACGCTGGCGATGCTGATTGAAAAGTCTTTCGCCTGTGCAGTTTCACTGGAGCAGTTGTTTAAAACGACGCAGCTGGCAGCTCAGGCAGACTTGATTGCAGCGGGCGGCACCGAGCAGGCGACGCCACAGCTGAAGCCATTAAACAGCAGCACAGATGCAGCATTCATTGTGTTGTGTTTGCCGGGCGCGGCCGACCTGGCGCGCAGCTTTACGCCGCTAGCTCAAGCCCTGGAGGGAGAAGTGGCGGTCTATGGCTATGAACACTTGCCTGAACATGCTGCTGCTTCAAGCATTCAGGCCTATGCAAATGAATATTGCGCGCATATTCGCAACCATTTTATGCAGCCACTTAAAGCGGGTCGTTTGGTGCTAATAGGCCACTCTATGGGCGGACTATTAGCGGCTGAGATCAGCAAGCAGCTGGCATTGACCCCGCCTGTGCTGACCATATTGCTGGACAGCTATATAGCCTGTTCCCAAGTCAATGAGACAAACACGGAGCTGGCTCTACAGGCTCTGATTCAACAGCTGGCAATCCCTGCGGGTTTTGCCGAGCAGTTTGAGCGCCTGATGTTACGTCATACCAGTCTGGCTAAAGGCTATCAGCTGACGAGCGAAGTAGCACAGCGTTGCTTCCTGATTGGTGCCCGGGCAAACCCCAGCTGGACCGAAACCTATCAGATATTTTTGAGAGATAAATTACAGCTACCTCACAGCAGTGTGGCCGGCGATCACTATTCAATTTTGTGGCAGGAAAATATCGAAGAACTGACTGCCCAGATAAAAC
- a CDS encoding condensation domain-containing protein, protein MIYTSGSTGTPKGVEISHRALMDYLNFALKGYYADHLNGSLLVTSHGFDIGVPSLYLPLLSGGSVQLLDNQELLPVLSKALNKADEPRLVRMTPHHVEGILALQEAPLAGVQHVFVIGGERFERDVALALQTQFPDSQVFNHYGPSEATVGCVMYDISANQADLPAELPIGRAMDNTYAYVLDAQLNALPQGARGELFVGGPCLATGYVNNPTLSAERFIENPFYDPSDATSPARLYRTGDQVRYQNSGELMFLGRIDEQVKIRGFRVELGDISSQLQQITGVESAEVLCKPLSTGPELVAYIKAQDSAQLGALLSDCERLLGEQLPAYMVPAHFVGLQHWPLTANGKLDKKALPDPQEKAAAQHVAPRTATEQQLVELWSSLLKLTPEHISVDSSFFKLGGHSLLSVRLVAAIKQAFGVEFSISELFEHASIASQAQQVEHKQAQGGSTAQRIEVQARPQDGRMAASFAQQRLWFIDRLQGGSAQYNMPAAFEVSGELDLNAVEAALNTIVARHEVLRSVYRDGDSGTEQVIQTDVHFTLDYEDLRLLSPATQQQTIASLIPRLQSQPFDLSKDLMIRAAYIDTGADSEHASVLLFNIHHIASDGWSLQLLVKEFVLLYRAYTQSQDNPLTPLSIQYADYAHWQHSYLSGPVLERQLTYWSEQLSDLPPVHSLPLDHPRPQVKQHVGELVQGKLDSDVAAGLAELAQSQGLTSFMLLHSALSLLLSRHSNSKDVVIGTPVANRTQTELESLIGFFVNTLVLRVNTAQPDITRYLEHVKAVHLGAQSHQDVPFEQLVERLNVPRSTAHSPLFQIMLTTQTDYGLDDQATEQGELDLNGAALTMRGAAQTVAKFDIEVNISTSAQGVAINWVYDKALFTHAHISTLNRHLMQILTQLSQLQSTSVPLSSIALLSAQERTHLLETLNPTPVDYDTSLTMAQWIERQVAKTPTQTALCYEGQTLSYQSLNDKANQLARHLRAEHQVAPGTLVGVCMTRSLEMVIGILAILKAGGAYVPLDPTLPETRLDYMLAHAGITTILTQSEHQSKCQANNENTPALILMEFIGTATREQSR, encoded by the coding sequence GTGATTTACACCTCAGGCTCCACCGGCACCCCCAAAGGCGTGGAGATCAGCCACCGGGCCCTGATGGATTATTTGAACTTTGCCCTCAAAGGCTACTATGCCGACCACCTCAACGGCTCACTGCTGGTGACATCACACGGTTTTGATATTGGTGTTCCGAGTTTGTACTTACCGCTCTTGAGTGGTGGCAGTGTGCAATTGCTGGATAATCAGGAGTTGTTACCGGTCCTGAGTAAAGCGCTGAATAAAGCGGATGAGCCACGACTGGTGCGGATGACGCCGCATCATGTGGAAGGGATACTGGCCTTGCAGGAGGCGCCGCTTGCAGGCGTGCAGCACGTGTTTGTGATTGGCGGTGAGCGCTTTGAGCGCGATGTGGCACTGGCCTTACAAACCCAATTCCCGGACAGTCAGGTATTCAACCACTATGGTCCGTCTGAGGCTACGGTAGGCTGTGTGATGTATGACATCAGTGCCAATCAGGCCGACTTACCGGCGGAGCTACCCATTGGCCGGGCCATGGACAACACCTATGCCTATGTACTGGATGCGCAGCTTAACGCCCTGCCACAGGGTGCCCGGGGTGAGTTGTTTGTCGGCGGGCCGTGTCTGGCCACAGGTTATGTGAATAACCCGACGCTGAGCGCCGAGCGCTTTATTGAGAACCCGTTTTATGACCCCAGTGATGCGACCAGTCCGGCCCGTTTGTATCGCACCGGCGATCAGGTGCGCTATCAAAACAGTGGCGAGCTGATGTTTTTAGGACGCATAGACGAGCAGGTTAAGATCCGGGGTTTCCGGGTGGAGTTGGGTGATATCAGCAGCCAGTTGCAGCAAATCACTGGCGTTGAATCCGCTGAGGTGTTGTGTAAACCCCTGTCTACCGGCCCGGAGCTAGTCGCCTATATCAAGGCACAAGACTCGGCGCAGCTGGGTGCTCTGCTGAGTGACTGCGAGCGTCTGCTGGGTGAGCAGTTACCAGCCTATATGGTACCGGCCCACTTTGTCGGGCTGCAACACTGGCCGCTGACAGCGAACGGTAAACTGGACAAAAAAGCACTGCCGGACCCGCAGGAAAAAGCCGCGGCCCAACACGTTGCGCCACGCACAGCAACGGAGCAGCAGCTGGTTGAGCTGTGGTCTTCATTATTAAAGTTAACGCCGGAGCATATAAGCGTAGACAGCAGCTTCTTTAAGCTGGGTGGACATTCTTTGTTGTCGGTGCGTTTAGTGGCCGCAATCAAACAGGCCTTCGGGGTTGAATTCAGTATCAGCGAGTTGTTTGAACATGCGAGCATCGCCAGCCAGGCACAACAGGTCGAGCATAAACAGGCACAGGGAGGCAGCACAGCACAGCGTATAGAAGTGCAGGCCCGTCCGCAAGATGGTCGCATGGCCGCATCCTTTGCGCAGCAACGACTGTGGTTCATCGACCGCTTACAGGGTGGTTCGGCGCAATACAACATGCCAGCCGCGTTTGAAGTGAGCGGTGAGCTGGACCTGAACGCTGTTGAGGCAGCATTAAACACCATAGTTGCGCGTCACGAAGTACTGCGCAGTGTTTATCGGGACGGCGACTCGGGAACAGAGCAGGTGATCCAGACTGACGTACACTTCACACTGGATTATGAAGACCTCAGGTTGCTGAGCCCGGCAACACAGCAACAGACAATTGCGTCACTGATCCCACGCTTACAATCACAGCCGTTTGACCTGAGCAAGGACCTGATGATCCGGGCTGCGTATATAGATACGGGTGCCGATTCCGAGCATGCGTCTGTGTTACTGTTTAATATCCACCATATCGCTTCTGACGGATGGTCGTTGCAGCTGCTGGTGAAAGAGTTTGTACTGTTGTATCGGGCATACACGCAAAGTCAGGACAATCCGCTGACCCCGTTATCGATTCAGTACGCTGATTATGCTCACTGGCAACATAGCTACCTGAGCGGCCCGGTTCTGGAGCGCCAGTTAACCTACTGGAGTGAGCAATTATCTGATCTGCCTCCGGTACACAGCCTGCCGCTGGACCATCCGCGTCCGCAGGTCAAGCAGCATGTCGGGGAGCTGGTACAGGGTAAACTGGATAGTGATGTCGCAGCTGGGCTGGCCGAGCTGGCTCAATCGCAGGGACTAACCTCCTTTATGCTATTGCACAGCGCGCTTTCATTATTGCTGAGCAGACACAGTAACAGCAAAGACGTGGTGATAGGCACACCGGTTGCGAATCGCACACAGACTGAACTTGAGTCTTTAATTGGCTTTTTTGTCAATACACTCGTGCTGAGAGTGAACACGGCTCAGCCCGACATAACGCGTTACTTAGAGCATGTTAAAGCGGTGCACCTTGGCGCACAGTCGCATCAGGACGTGCCATTTGAACAGCTGGTTGAGCGATTAAATGTGCCCAGAAGTACAGCACATTCGCCACTATTTCAAATTATGCTCACCACGCAGACCGATTATGGCCTTGATGACCAGGCCACCGAGCAGGGGGAGCTGGACCTGAACGGGGCTGCACTGACCATGCGTGGCGCAGCACAGACGGTTGCCAAATTCGATATTGAAGTCAACATAAGTACGTCAGCGCAGGGGGTTGCGATTAACTGGGTGTATGACAAAGCCTTGTTTACGCACGCGCACATCAGTACGCTCAATCGCCATCTGATGCAGATATTGACTCAGCTATCACAGCTGCAATCCACGTCAGTGCCGTTAAGTAGCATCGCGTTGTTATCCGCACAGGAGCGAACGCATTTACTTGAGACACTCAATCCGACACCGGTTGATTATGACACTTCGCTGACGATGGCGCAGTGGATTGAACGTCAGGTCGCTAAAACCCCGACGCAAACCGCGCTATGTTACGAAGGGCAGACACTGAGTTATCAGTCTCTCAATGATAAAGCGAACCAGCTGGCCAGGCACCTGCGTGCAGAGCATCAGGTTGCTCCAGGCACTCTGGTGGGCGTATGCATGACTCGTTCTCTGGAAATGGTGATCGGCATACTGGCCATACTGAAAGCCGGTGGTGCCTATGTGCCGCTTGACCCAACACTGCCAGAAACACGTCTAGACTATATGCTGGCACACGCAGGTATTACGACCATCTTGACGCAAAGTGAACATCAGTCTAAGTGTCAGGCAAACAATGAAAATACGCCAGCACTGATCCTGATGGAGTTTATCGGGACGGCGACTCGGGAACAGAGCAGGTGA
- a CDS encoding amino acid adenylation domain-containing protein, producing the protein MVEINKLLAELVAQGVAVYLDNGKLKAKAQKGALTAEHKALISANKHDIIATLSQSAPIEQVERIQPVAEQDKQHSLSFAQQRLWFVNQLQGGGSEYNMPMAYSVYQPFDVPRATHALRTIIARHEILRTGYEASDEGPRRLVREQVSNEVQFTDLSALAEPVQRDEVKALALAHAGREFDLQHDALLDIHYVKLTDTPSGTQPHGILLFNMHHIASDAWSMDILKNEFMTLYSSEQGLPPLTVQYSDFAHWQQNWAKSQDYQDQLAYWRSHLTGLPELHSLTPDHPRPAKKKFSGKKCNQTLSTELTEKLVTIARHYQLSPFMCLHSALVLLLHTFTASRDIVVGTTVANRAQAEVAQLIGCFLNRLVLRVELKAQSLDSYLQHIRQVHLSAQANQDVPFEHLVEQLDVTRSNSYTPLFQIQLTCNDSGLADSPQAPKSTPFRPYVPEDMTMTIRGDIDIHAELGQQGTVIGWSYDDALYSEQSITTMMAHLETILENYARCLDTEHGFDTSIDALTALSDTQFSQLQTQLPVTHSAYDARSLTERFEQQAALTPDAIAVHSDTEQLSYAQLNAQAAKLADCLQEQGVEPGDLVGVCMPRSACLMVSLLGVLKAGAAYIPFEPSNTKARNQQIIADAALEWVIVSDALAARVPDAGVDLLLLEQDVTDANWLSGYDSDFGAETVAHDSPAYVIYTSGSTGTPKGVEISHRALMDYLNFALKGYYADHLNGSLLVTSHGFDIGVPSLYLPLLSGGSVQLLDNQELLPVLSKALNKADEPRLVRMTPHHVEGILALQEAPLAGVQHVFVIGGERFERDVALALQTQFPDSQVFNHYGPSEATVGCVMYDISANQADLPAELPIGRAMDNTYAYVLDAQLNALPQGARGELFVGGPCLATGYVNNPTLSAERFIENPFYDPSDATSPARLYRTGDQVRYQNSGELMFLGRIDEQVKIRGFRVELGDISSQLQQVTGVESAEVLCKPLSTGPELVAYIKAQDSAQLGALLSDCERLLGEQLPAYMVPAHFVGLQHWPLTANGKLDKKALPDPQEKAAAQHVAPRTATEARKRLPMTAPRM; encoded by the coding sequence ATGGTTGAAATCAACAAATTATTAGCTGAACTGGTTGCTCAGGGAGTAGCAGTTTACCTGGATAATGGCAAGCTCAAGGCCAAAGCCCAGAAAGGGGCCCTGACCGCAGAGCATAAAGCGCTTATTAGCGCGAACAAGCATGACATTATTGCAACGCTGTCCCAATCCGCCCCCATTGAGCAGGTTGAGCGCATTCAGCCGGTGGCAGAGCAAGATAAACAACATAGTTTGTCGTTTGCTCAGCAGCGTCTGTGGTTTGTCAATCAACTACAAGGCGGTGGCAGTGAGTACAACATGCCGATGGCCTACTCGGTGTATCAGCCGTTTGATGTACCACGTGCCACGCATGCGTTGCGTACCATTATCGCGCGTCATGAGATTCTCAGAACGGGCTATGAAGCCAGTGACGAAGGACCCCGGCGCCTGGTACGTGAACAAGTCAGTAATGAGGTGCAGTTTACCGATCTGAGTGCGCTGGCGGAACCTGTGCAGCGGGACGAGGTCAAGGCACTGGCGCTGGCCCATGCCGGACGGGAATTTGATCTGCAACACGATGCACTGCTGGATATTCACTATGTCAAACTAACCGATACGCCATCTGGTACTCAGCCGCATGGTATTTTGCTGTTTAACATGCACCATATCGCGTCCGACGCCTGGTCGATGGACATACTTAAAAATGAATTTATGACGCTGTACAGCAGCGAACAGGGTTTGCCCCCTTTAACGGTGCAGTACAGTGACTTTGCTCACTGGCAGCAAAACTGGGCAAAGTCGCAGGACTATCAGGACCAGTTAGCCTACTGGCGTTCACATCTCACGGGCTTACCAGAATTACACAGCCTGACTCCAGATCACCCCAGACCGGCGAAGAAAAAGTTCAGTGGTAAAAAGTGCAATCAAACACTCAGTACTGAACTGACGGAAAAATTAGTAACCATTGCCCGTCACTATCAGTTATCACCCTTTATGTGTCTGCACAGTGCGCTGGTATTGCTACTCCATACTTTTACAGCCAGCCGGGATATTGTGGTGGGCACCACAGTTGCTAACCGGGCTCAGGCCGAAGTGGCCCAGCTGATAGGGTGTTTCCTAAATCGTCTGGTATTGCGGGTTGAGCTTAAAGCCCAGTCCCTGGATAGTTATCTGCAACATATTCGGCAAGTTCATTTGTCGGCTCAGGCCAATCAGGATGTGCCTTTTGAGCACCTGGTTGAGCAGCTCGATGTAACCCGCTCTAATAGCTATACGCCGCTATTTCAAATTCAGCTGACCTGCAATGACAGTGGGTTAGCTGACAGCCCGCAGGCGCCGAAAAGCACGCCGTTCAGACCTTATGTGCCCGAAGATATGACCATGACAATTCGCGGTGATATTGATATCCATGCAGAGCTTGGTCAGCAGGGGACCGTGATCGGCTGGTCATATGATGATGCCTTGTACAGTGAGCAAAGCATCACGACCATGATGGCACATCTTGAAACCATTTTAGAAAACTATGCCCGTTGTCTGGACACAGAACATGGATTTGACACTTCTATTGATGCTTTGACAGCGCTCAGCGATACGCAGTTTAGTCAGTTACAAACCCAGTTGCCAGTCACACACAGCGCTTACGACGCGCGCAGTTTGACAGAGCGATTTGAGCAGCAGGCTGCACTGACACCGGATGCGATTGCCGTACACAGTGATACCGAACAGCTTAGCTATGCGCAGCTTAATGCGCAGGCGGCTAAACTGGCTGACTGTTTACAGGAGCAGGGCGTTGAGCCCGGCGATCTGGTGGGTGTTTGCATGCCACGCAGTGCTTGCCTGATGGTCAGCTTACTAGGCGTGCTCAAAGCCGGGGCAGCCTATATTCCGTTTGAACCCAGCAACACCAAAGCCCGTAACCAGCAAATTATCGCTGATGCCGCTCTGGAGTGGGTGATTGTCAGTGACGCACTGGCCGCCCGTGTTCCGGATGCCGGGGTTGACCTGCTGTTACTGGAGCAGGATGTCACTGATGCAAACTGGCTCAGTGGCTATGACAGCGATTTTGGCGCGGAAACGGTTGCCCATGACAGCCCCGCGTATGTGATTTACACCTCAGGCTCCACCGGCACCCCCAAAGGCGTGGAGATCAGCCACCGGGCCCTGATGGATTATTTGAACTTTGCCCTCAAAGGCTACTATGCCGACCACCTCAACGGCTCACTGCTGGTGACATCACACGGTTTTGATATTGGTGTTCCGAGTTTGTACTTACCGCTCTTGAGTGGTGGCAGTGTGCAATTGCTGGATAATCAGGAGTTGTTACCGGTCCTGAGTAAAGCGCTGAATAAAGCGGATGAGCCACGACTGGTGCGGATGACGCCGCATCATGTGGAAGGGATACTGGCCTTGCAGGAGGCGCCGCTTGCAGGCGTGCAGCACGTGTTTGTGATTGGCGGTGAGCGCTTTGAGCGCGATGTGGCACTGGCCTTACAAACCCAGTTCCCGGACAGTCAGGTATTCAACCACTATGGTCCGTCTGAGGCTACGGTAGGCTGTGTGATGTATGACATCAGTGCCAATCAGGCCGACTTACCGGCGGAGCTACCCATTGGCCGGGCCATGGACAACACCTATGCCTATGTACTGGATGCGCAGCTTAACGCCCTGCCACAGGGTGCCCGGGGTGAGTTGTTTGTCGGCGGGCCGTGTCTGGCCACAGGTTATGTGAATAACCCGACGCTGAGCGCCGAGCGCTTTATTGAGAACCCGTTTTATGACCCCAGTGATGCGACCAGTCCGGCCCGTTTGTATCGCACCGGCGATCAGGTGCGCTATCAAAACAGTGGCGAGCTGATGTTTTTAGGACGCATAGACGAGCAGGTTAAGATCCGGGGTTTCCGGGTGGAGCTGGGTGATATCAGCAGCCAGTTGCAGCAAGTCACTGGCGTTGAATCCGCTGAGGTGTTGTGTAAACCCCTGTCTACCGGCCCGGAGCTAGTCGCCTATATCAAGGCACAAGACTCGGCGCAGCTGGGTGCGCTTTTGAGTGACTGTGAGCGTCTGCTGGGTGAGCAGTTACCGGCCTATATGGTACCGGCCCACTTTGTTGGGCTGCAACACTGGCCGCTGACAGCGAACGGTAAACTGGACAAAAAAGCACTGCCGGACCCGCAGGAAAAAGCTGCGGCCCAACACGTTGCGCCACGCACAGCAACGGAGGCGCGGAAACGGTTGCCCATGACAGCCCCGCGTATGTGA